The proteins below come from a single Chrysoperla carnea chromosome 1, inChrCarn1.1, whole genome shotgun sequence genomic window:
- the LOC123305740 gene encoding uncharacterized protein LOC123305740, with translation MFILHLPIPLLSLLNGSTLRILTITMVYLMNVFGSPLSQQSPVFSEYLTSAGDINNSDDILQESKAGNLVMDNFSSQGGSEPFADYSTYNMQTHNTIQDDYTSPTLSDYQLNLLTLYLTQVLTESWRDNELPLLYIEEFPSSSSSVAALSTTIKEHHPQLQPHHQHANHLDLLDDDSFVENTAKRTRYYRKYPWKRQNSRARMYNAENKYMCQPSREDVYQLLLALHESRSGNRNRTVNFCNRRRPAAAIYTNIRFLGRRRK, from the exons ATGTTTATACTTCATTTACCCATTCCACTGCTGTCTTTACTAAATGGATCAACATTAAGGATACTTACAATTACAATGGTCTACTTAATGAATGTATTTGGATCACCGTTATCACAACAATCGCCAGTGTTTTCAGAATATTTGACATCAGCAGGAGATATCAACAATAGCGATGATATATTGCAAGAATCAAAGGCAGGAAATTTAG TTATGGATAACTTCTCATCGCAAGGAGGTAGTGAACCATTTGCTGACTATTCAACATATAATATGCAAACTCACAATACAATACAAGATGATTATACTTCGCCCACATTATCAGATTATCAACTAAATTTATTAACGTTATATTTAACACAAGTATTGACAGAATCATGGCGTGATAATGAGTTACCATTACTATATATTGAAGAATTTCCGTCATCATCGTCGTCAGTAGCAGCATTATCGACAACAATCAAAGAACATCATCCCCAATTACAACCACATCATCAACATGCAAATCATTTGGATTTATTAGATGATGATAGTTTTGTTGAGAATACAGCAAAACGTACACGATACTATCGTAAATACCCCTGGAAAAGACAGAATTCACGTGCACGAAT gtACAATGCAGAGAACAAGTATATGTGTCAACCAAGTCGGGAGGATGTATACCAATTGTTACTTGCATTACATGAATCACGATCAGGAAATCGTAATCGTACTGTGAACTTTTGCAATAGACGTCGTCCTGCAGCAGCAATATATACCAATATACGTTTTCTAGGACGTCGTAGAAAATAA